The Raphanus sativus cultivar WK10039 chromosome 2, ASM80110v3, whole genome shotgun sequence genome includes a region encoding these proteins:
- the LOC108842567 gene encoding uncharacterized protein LOC108842567 isoform X3: MSLDQCQWPEKKMTGIDSLAQASKHLSERSPYDVPEDGLALGLSVSTLPVALANWLNQKDDNKKRRKKSHYGTETKNKKKKSSRVGEKLRGGSVWVEHEDYFRRLEAPDLETLSGLASLRSLSCGNCFSVPSVEYESVSTPQRETDAAASNEDVKDIISEEVSEDVGKSVDEISSGGLEWILGCRNRILLTSERPSKKRRRLGRDAGLEKLVVAAPCRGNALLCDFCCTGGDAKGYRHQLIDCTSCKATVHKKCYGVVEDTDKAWLCSWCELENGCSDSERPCSLCPKKGGVLKPVLSKTENGGPPEFAHLYCSLWMPEVYIEDLNKMEPILNLPGIKETRRKLLCNLCKVKSGACVRCCYATCRASFHPICAREAGNRLEIWGKHGCDTVELRAFCSKHSDIQESGRPIKDGDINAADPTVCHLPSESIRDRPSNDETGVEVGTQGTGSDISRNSALQELESPRSEFDRSATHIVESGMTERSTDNEKTRSESLSFVLILKKLIDLGKVDVKDVAAEIGVNPDALNAKLGDGDLLPDLLGKIVKWLRQHAHMGNRDKCGNFKSTNTTKSERWADICTEGTVMLGSDIVFSLERTSAENCTGNGFVVEEAEAKPVLKKEISGNLPSDHSSEEQKSVVLDQEFHLGKNSVHLSDDHGGELNPISSGVMVENAFSVRPNSSHMPNSSHNRRILNCPSPIILDLLDREAYPGFNPHPYIHKELSEMDKRKILKSSTNSYEDRMTNEPDGTEEGTKHLQDAGDHTICCDYQSQSAERGDTYCQLAKAGKLGILDMSPKDEVEGELLYYQLQLLGTGVSRKQLSDDLAYAVTKKLPLEIDEEHGRRWDDVLVNKYFHDVREARKQGRKEKRHKEAQAVLAAATAAAATSSRNTSLRKDMTEEPAQQEMSTYRRKVTTSGHLVPQTKETLLKVPVSGPPSDKSSDQRTREFSLQNPRSCDICRRSETIWNLIVVCSSCKVAVHMDCYKCAKESSGPWYCELCAESTGSFNFWEKPHSTTECALCGGTTGAFRKATDGQWVHAFCAEWSLESTFRRGQINPVQGVESLAKNTSTCCVCQRIYGACIKCSYGNCQTTFHPTCARSAGFHMIGGGKLPHKAYCEKHSLEQKAKAKSQKHGTEEQKSLKHYRVELERLRLLCERIVKREKLKRELAVSSHEILAARRHHAARNPFPLPEVSSDSATTSIKGHQDSNISGSEAIQRSDDITIDSTASVKRRRRGKCPVLMDTDQKSDDSATSKGRKQPTESQVFSGKTVPRKHCIVSPSVSEEGDEESEPKKKHLPRSL; this comes from the exons ATGAGCCTTGACCAATGCCAGTGGCCGGAGAAGAAGATGACGGGAATCGATTCGTTAGCTCAGGCGAGCAAACACCTCTCGGAGAGGTCTCCTTACGATGTTCCTGAAGATGGTTTAGCTCTGGGGTTGAGTGTGAGTACCTTACCCGTTGCGTTGGCTAATTGGTTGAACCAGAAGGATGATAATAAGAAGCGGCGTAAGAAGTCTCACTACGGGACTGAGActaagaataagaagaagaagtcttctAGGGTAGGGGAGAAGCTGAGAGGTGGGAGTGTTTGGGTTGAGCATGAGGACTACTTTAGGCGATTAGAGGCTCCTGATTTAGAAACTTTGTCAGGTTTAGCTTCTCTACGTTCTTTATCTTGTGGAAACTGCTTTTCTGTTCCTTCTGTGGAGTACGAATCGGTTAGTACTCCACAGAGGGAAACTGACGCGGCTGCTAGTAACGAGGATGTTAAAGACATTATTAGTGAAGAAGTATCTGAAGATGTTGGGAAGAGTGTTGATGAGATCTCTTCTGGTGGTTTAGAATGGATTTTAGGTTGTAGAAATAGGATTTTGTTGACATCAGAAAGGCCGTCGAAGAAGCGGAGGCGTCTTGGTAGGGATGCAGGTTTGGAGAAATTAGTGGTTGCTGCTCCTTGCAGAGGGAATGCGTTGTTATGTGATTTTTGCTGCACTGGTGGTGATGCCAAGGGATATCGTCACCAGCTAATTGATTGTACTTCCTGCAAAGCTACAGTTCATAAAAAATGCTACGGTGTGGTTGAGGATACGGATAAGGCTTGGTTGTGCTCCTGGTGTGAGCTGGAGAATGGTTGTAGTGATAGTGAAAGACCGTGCTCGCTTTGTCCCAAGAAGGGTGGTGTTCTGAAACCGGTTCTCTCGAAAACTGAGAATGGCGGGCCACCGGAGTTTGCTCATCTGTATTGTTCTCTGTGGATGCCTGAGGTGTATATAGAAGACTTGAATAAAATGGAGCCTATCTTGAATTTGCCTGGAATAAAAGAAACTCGCAGGAAGTTATTGTGTAACTTGTGCAAGGTGAAATCTGGTGCTTGCGTTCGATGTTGTTATG CAACATGCCGAGCATCTTTCCATCCTATATGTGCAAGGGAGGCAGGGAATAGGCTAGAAATCTGGGGAAAACATGGGTGTGATACT gtTGAACTGCGAGCTTTCTGCTCGAAGCATTCAGATATTCAAGAAAGTGGAAGGCCTATAAAGGACGGAGATATTAATGCAGCTGACCCTACTGTATGTCATCTTCCATCAGAATCTATAAGAGATCGCCCAAGTAATGATGAGACGGGAGTCGAAGTAGGAACACAAGGTACAGGCTCTGATATTTCGAGAAACAGTGCGTTGCAAGAACTGGAATCACCACGTTCAGAATTTGACAGGTCTGCAACACACATTGTTGAATCAGGGATGACTGAGAGGAGCACAGATAATGAAAAAACTCGATCCGAGTCTCTTAGTTTTGTATTGATTCTGAAAAAG ttgATCGACCTGGGTAAAGTGGATGTGAAGGATGTGGCTGCAGAGATTGGGGTCAATCCTGATGCTTTGAATGCCAAACTTGGG GATGGAGACTTGTTACCTGATTTACTAGGCAAGATAGTTAAATGGCTTAGACAGCATGCACACATGGGTAATAGGGACAAATGCGGAAATTTTAAAAGTACGAACACAACTAAATCTGAGCGTTGGGCAGATATCTGTACTGAAGGCACTGTGATGTTAGGTTCTGACATTGTTTTTTCTCTGGAGCGAACCTCTGCTGAAAATTGTACTGGTAATGGTTTTGTGGTCGAAGAAGCTGAAGCTAAGCCagttttgaaaaaagaaatcaGTGGGAATTTGCCATCTGATCATTCTTCAGAAGAACAG AAATCAGTAGTGCTTGATCAGGAATTTCATCTTGGGAAAAATTCAGTTCATCTTTCTG ATGATCACGGAGGAGAATTAAATCCCATTTCGTCTGGAGTGATGGTGGAGAATGCCTTTTCTGTGAGGCCAAATAGTTCTCATATGCCAAATAGTTCTCATAACCGTAGAATTTTGAACTGTCCAAGTCCTATTATCTTGGATCTCCT TGATCGTGAAGCATATCCTGGTTTCAATCCTCATCCTTATATCCACAAGGAATTGTCAGAGATGGACAAGAGAAAGATCCTGAAAAGCAGCACGAATTCTTATGAGGATAGGATGACAAACGAACCTGATG GCACTGAAGAAGGAACAAAACATCTGCAGGACGCTGGCGATCACACTATCTGTTGTGATTACCAAAGTCAGAGTGCAGAGCGCGGAGATACATATTGTCAGTTAGCTAAAGCTGGGAAACTGGGCATACTGGATATGTCTCCTAAAGATGAAGTGGAAGGAGAACTTCTATATTATCAACTTCAGTTACTTGGCACCGGAGTTTCAAGAAAACAACTATCGG ACGATCTAGCCTACGCAGTTACCAAAAAGCTGCCCCTGGAGATTGATGAAGAGCATGGACGAAGATGGGATGATGTTCTGGTCAACAAATATTTCCACGATGTCAGGGAAGCAAGAAAGCAAGGCAGGAAAGAGAAAAGACACAAAGAAGCCCAGGCTGTTCTAGCTGCTGCTactgcagcagcagcaacatCTTCTCGGAATACATCGCTCAGGAAAGATATGACAGAAGAACCTGCTCAACAAGAG ATGAGTACGTATAGACGTAAAGTTACTACCAGCGGTCACCTAGTGCCACAGACAAAGGAAACACTTTTAAAGGTGCCTGTTTCTGGTCCACCATCTGATAAGAGTTCTGACCAGCGTACACGAGAATTTTCATTACAGAATCCGCGAAGTTGTGACATCTGCAGACGCTCTGAAACTATATGGAACCTGATTGTGGTGTGCTCTAGTTGCAAG GTTGCTGTTCACATGGACTGTTATAAATGTGCTAAAGAATCTAGTGGTCCTTGGTACTGTGAACTATGTGCGGAATCTACTGGTTCTTTCAATTTTTGGGAAAAACCGCATTCTACTACAGAATGTGCTTTATGTGGAGGCACAACTGGGGCTTTTAGGAAAGCCACAGATGGCCAGTGGGTACATGCATTTTGTGCTGAG TGGTCTCTCGAATCAACCTTCAGAAGGGGGCAAATAAATCCTGTGCAGGGAGTG GAATCTCTGGCCAAGAACACCAGCACTTGTTGTGTATGCCAACGGATATATGGTGCATGCATTAAG TGTAGTTATGGTAACTGCCAGACGACATTTCACCCAACCTGTGCCAGAAGTGCTGGCTTTCATATGATTGGTGGTGGAAAACTTCCGCATAAGGCTTACTGTGAGAAGCACAGCTTGGAACAGAAGGCAAAG GCTAAATCTCAGAAACATGGGACAGAGGAACAGAAAAGTCTCAAGCATTATAGG GTTGAACTAGAGAGGCTACGCCTTCTATGTGAGCGGATAGTCAAAAGGGAGAAGTTAAAA CGAGAGCTGGCTGTTTCCTCACATGAGATACTTGCTGCCAGAAGGCATCACGCTGCACGTAATCCATTTCCTCTTCCTGAAGTGTCTTCGGACTCAGCTACAACGTCAATTAAAGGTCATCAAGATAGTAATATATCTGGAAGTGAAGCAATACAGAGGTCAGATGATATCACCATTGACAGCACAGCCTCTGTTAAGCGTCGACGACGAGGCAAATGTCCTGTTTTAATGGACACTGATCAGAAATCCGACGATAGTGCTACTTCCAAGGGTCGTAAGCAACCAACCGAAAGCCAAGTGTTCTCTGGGAAAACCGTTCCACGCAAACATTGTATAGTCTCGCCAAGTGTATCAgaggaaggagatgaagaatCAGAGCCCAAGAAG AAACATTTGCCAAGGAGCTTGTGA